A stretch of DNA from Phycisphaerae bacterium:
CTGCGACTTGCTGAAGATCTCGTTCTTGCCCCCTGTCTCGATGGCGCGGCGGAGGGCGTCTTTGACGGCGCTGTCTTCGTCGATGCCCTGGCCCTGGACCTTGACGACGACGATGTCGTCATCCGCGCGCGCGGCCGGTGCGGCGAAAAGAATCAGCGCAAAGGCGGGCACAATGAACGCAATTGGGAATCGAAGTGTCATGGGTATCCTCCGTTGATGATTCGCTGGAGACATCGCCCGCGCGATGTCTACGGAGGATTCTGGGAGTGGGAATGGCCGAGGTCAAGCGGCGGAAACCCTGGGAAGGGGGCCCCGCAACGAATCAGCGGCTGTGTGGCCGCGCTCCCACCAAGGACAAAAAGGCGTTGCTAAAGCTAATCGTCGTGATCGTCGCCATCCCAGTCATGGTCGTCGTGGCCATCCCAATCGTCATCGTGATCGTCATGATGATTATCTCCATCAGTGACGAAGATGATGTTCACGTTGTCGACGATGCCGCTGAGTTGATCAAGCGTCGCCTGGTCGAGGGTGACGGAACAGGTACTGGTCTGAAAGACACTGGCGGCAAACGCGACCGCCATGCCCGAGGAAATCAACCGCCGCTTACCTGCTAACTTGAGAATCGTCATGGGCCATCACTCCATTGCGAGGAAGGACTCAAAAATACGCAGCATGCCCCGGATCCACCTGACACTTTGCCTAAGAACGTCAGATGCACTACGTCACGCTCATCGTAGCGGCGCGCCGTTTCACTGACAAACAGATTGACGACGATTTGAATCCGATTGGCTTCCGCCAGAGGAGAGGCATCGCACCCGCGAGCGCGGCTGATCCAAGGCATGTAGAAAGGAAGGGGCCGTGCGGCCCCGGCACACTGGGCGCCGAAGCGGCACGGCCGGGGAGGAAGCCGTGGGTCCAAGGCGGCTTGTGTCAAACCGGATCGTCGGGGCTGTCGTCGGTGTCGCCGGCATCGGGTTCGTCGGCGACGTCGTCCTGGTCAGGACCGTGGTTATTGAAGTGAAAATTTCCCTGCACACTTCCATTTTCCAGTAGGGAAGTGAGCGATTGGAGAAGATTCTCATCCACATTCACCGTACAACCGCCACCCTGGGCGACGCCCGTAAAGAGGGTTGCCGACAGGGCCACCGCCATCGCCTTGCGGGCGCGCGCGAACTTCTTGGTAACCATACTCGATGCTCCATTGCGAGGATGTTTGGAAAAGGCGCGAGCCGCTCCGCCTGGCGTGCTCGTTTACGTGAGTAAAACGTAAGATTGGCCGGCGATCCGGGCAAATCAGGTAGATTGGTTATTGACCGGCCGCGCGGTTAGCGGTCGGGGTGTCGCTGGTGTCGACGGCGGCAAGGGATAAGATATCGGCCGATACCTTTCCCGGAGGTCCTGATTATGCCGTATGACGAGATTGAGTTTGAGGCCGAGGATGCCATGGACAAGGCGGTGAAGTTCCTGAAGAACGAGTACCGCGGGGTACGCACGGGCCGCGCGTCACCGGGGCTTGTCGAGCATGTGAAGGTCAAGGTGTCGGCGTACGGCGACACGGCGATGGAACTCAAGGCGCTGGCGACGATCACGACGCCGGATGCCAGCCTGATCCTCGTCAAGCCGTTCGACCCGACGACGTTAAAGGACATTGAGCGCGGAATCCAGGAGGCGGACGTCGGCATCAATCCGCAGTCGGACGGAAAGGTGATCCGGCTGCCCGTGCCGGCGCTGTCGGGCGAGCGTCGGCAGCAGATCGCCGGGCAGGTCAAGAAGATGGCCGAGGCGCAGAAGGTCGCGCTGCGCAATGCCCGGCGGGACGCGATTCAAAAGATCGACGCGGAAAAAAAGGCGGGCGATATGCCGGAAGATGCCGCCAAGAAGGGCCACGAGGACATCGACAAGCTGACCAAGAAATATGAGGCGATGCTCGACGAGCTGATGAACGCGAAGACGAAGGAAGTGACGGCCGTTTAAGTTCGGCCGCGATTACAAAAATCGCCTATTCTTCTACGGCCCATTTCAGTCGCTACGACTATCATTCCACCATACGACGGTGGTCGGTCTGGAGATAACCATGTTCTTTTTTGATCCGATGTATTTGTTATTCCTGGCGCCGGGCCTTTTGCTGGCCTTGTGGGCACAGGCCAAAGTCAAGTCCGCCTATCACCAGGCCGGGCAATATCGAGCACGGAGCGGGCTTTCGGGGGCCGAATGTGCCGAGCAGATTCTGGATTCGCACGGGATTCGGGATGTGATCGTTGAGCAGACGCCGTCCATGTTGGGGGACCATTACGATCCACGAAATCGCGTGCTGCGGCTCAGCCCCGATGTCTATGAAGGTCGCACCCTGGCGTCTCTGGGAATTGCGGCGCACGAAGTCGGTCATGCGATTCAACACGCTACCCACTACACGCCGCTTGCTCTACGATCGGGCCTGGTTCCTGTCGCGGCTTACGGCCCACAACTTGCGTATCTGCTGATCATCGCGGGTATAGTCGTTTCCTCTTTTCGACCGCTGGCGTTCGTCGGTTTAGCCATTTTTGGCGTGTCGGTCCTTTGCACGCTGGTGACGCTGCCTGTCGAGTTCAATGCCTCGCGTCGGGCCCGGGCGATTCTGACAACGCAGGGGATGGTGACGCACGAGGAAGATGCCATCGTCGGCAAAGTGCTGAACGCCGCCGCACTGACTTATGTCGCCGCGGCGATCACAGCGCTACTCACTTTTCTTTATTACGCTTCGTTGGTCATGGGGCGGCGGAACAATTAGGGTCGAACAGTGCCCTTTGACCGCCTACGGGGCCGTTTTCTTCCTAACTATCTATAATCAAAGTGTTTAGGCATAATCTCGGGCGTCGTTCGTCCGTGCCAATATGACCAAGTGAAAGTATTGACTTACGACGGCGATTTCGGTTATTATCACTCGATAATGGTTGCGCGAGGTCTTATCCCGCGCAGCGAGTGGCAATAGGAAAGAAGCGGCCCGGCTGTCCTCAGTGCGGCTTGGCATGGGAAGGGAATGCATGAAGCTCTCAAGATACTTAAGCCTTATCGCAGGCGTTTCGTTGAGTTGGTCCAGCGCCGTTCAGGCGTTTCCGACCATCACTCAGACGATCCCGTTTGGTCCGGAAATTCCGGACTACGATGCGACACTGACGTTTAACCAGTTCAACGGCAACCTTGTTGATCTCGTTTCGGTCGAGGTCTCGCTCGAATTGAACGTGGATGGCGGCATTTTGATTATCGATAACGACTCGCCGAATCCCGCCCACGTGGACGCCCACATCGGCGCGGAAGGCGCCATTTCCTCGGTGGATGTCGGCCTGCTGGCGTGTCCGTTTATCCCGGTCGTCGGAATGGTCACCGCGGAGACGATTGCTTCCTTCGACTTGGATCCCAATATCGGCGACGGCGCTAACGACTTTGATCCCACCCCTCCGGACGGCGCCCAGCTCAACGGCGGTGCCGCGACGGATAGCGACAGCGGATTTGTATGTAGCACGTTTTGGGCCGGCTACGTTGGCGCGGGGACCTTTGACGTCCTCGCCAATATTGATCAGTTCTTCGACTATGGCGCGGTCAGCGGCGTTGAAATCGGCTATACGCCGGTGGTTGCCGATGGATCGGTCACGGTCGTTTACGAGTTTGTTCCCGAGCCATCGACCCTGGCGCTCCTCGCACTGAGCGGACTCGGCCTGATTCGAAGGCGTAGGACCGCTTAACGAAGTGCTGGTCGCCCCGGCTGTTGTTTGCAATCCAAGCCTCCGATCGCAAAACGATCGGGGGCTTTTCTGTTTCTGACGTACAAAATCCAAATCTGCTCGTCAAATCTTTGTCGCCTGCAGGCTCCCAATCCTCCATTTTCTTGGCGTTACGAAAACCAATGTGTTATGATAAGCGGCGGATCGGGAAACGCCGTTGGTCGGCACTTGTTTGAGGGGAAAGCCAGCGGAAGCCTCAAACAACCAAATTAAATCCCCTGTAGTGACTCCGCGACGTCTGCGCCCCTGCCCACGAGGGTTGCAACTTGTTTGATTCGACGTCAATTCAGGTCCAGCCGGGCCGCCCGGCCAGGCCGCGCGCGGCGATATTCGCACTCTGCACCATCCTCGCAATGACGGGCAATACGCGGGCGTCGGCGCAATGCACCGGCGTCTGGACCGGTTCGCCGGGACCGGCGCCTTCCGCACGCAACTATCACGCCATGGCCTATGACGCGGCCCGCGGACGGACGGTCTTGTTCGGTGGCCAGAACGCCGGAGGTAATCTTGCGGACACATGGGAATGGGATGGGTCCGCGTGGGCCTTGGTCGCGACGACCGGCCCGGCGGCGCGCTCGCTGCACGCGATGACCTACGACAGCGTCCGAGGAAAGGTGGTGCTGTTCGGCGGTTTTGGATTCAGCTTCCGCCGCGATACCTGGGAATGGGACGGTGTCGCGTGGGTGCAGAAATCCAATACGGGTCCGACCGCCCGATTCCTGCCCGGCCTGGCATTTGACGCGGTTCGGGGCAAAGTCGTGCTCTTTGGCGGTTTTGACGGCCTTTCCAAGGCCGACACGTGGGAATGGAACGGTACGACGTGGACGCAGGTGATCGCCCCGGGCCCCAGCGCCCGGTATGCGCTTCCGTTGGCGTTCGACGAGGCCCGCTCACGGATCGTTCTCTTCGGAGGATTGGAGGCCGGCACCACGCCGCGCGGGGACACGTGGGAGTTCAACGGGACTTCGTGGGTCCTGGTCTGCGGATCGGGGCCGAGCCCGCGCTACGGACACATGATGTGCTTTGATTCACTACGCGGCCGAATGATGGTGTTCGGCGGAACGGACGGGGTCCCAAAGAACGACACATGGGAAGCGAATGGCGCGATCTGGAACTGGGTCACGAGTTCCGGACCGACGGCGAGATATTCCGGGGCGGTGGCGTTCGACATTGATCGACAAGAGGCGTTCTTGTTTGGCGGCACTCCCGGCACCGGGTTTTTGGGAGATGCCTGGCGCTACAAAGGCCCGGGACCGCCGACGATCATCAACAGTCCGCTGGGCGTGGCCGTCAACGTGGGCCAGATGGCATCATTCACGGCATCCGCGACCGGCAACGGGCCATTCTCGTGGCAATGGCGGGCAAACGGCGTCAATTTGGCAAACGTCGGACCCTATTCCGGCGTCAATACACATACGCTGACCATCAATCCGATCACCATGGCAGAGGTCGCGGCGTATGATTGCGTAGTCGCGAATTCGTGCGGTAGCGTGCGCAGCAACCCGGCGGCCCCACAGGTAATACCATGCGTGGGCGATCTCAACGGCGATCTGCTGATCGACGGGCAGGACACGCAGATTCTGGTTGATATGATGCTGCTGACCAACGGGGTTTGTCCGTAGTATCGCAGTGACATGCCGCAGCTTCCATCCGCCGCGCGGGCGGGAAAGAACCATTCCAGAAGGGAGCAAATAATGTCCGCGAAAAAATCAATCATCGCCGTCATCGTCCTCTTTAGCACGACCCACGCCGCGGCGGTCGACCTGCAAGTCGTCTCGGTCTCTCCCTCGCGGCACGCGCTGACCGCCCCGCTGAACACGCCGATCAGCATTACCTTCGATCGGGCGGTCTCGCCGCCTTCCATCACTCCAAACAGCTTTCGCGTCGCGGGCCGATGGAGCGGGCCGATGTCCGGCACATTCAGTTTTTCCAACGGAGATCAGACCGTGACCTTTACGCCGCAGGCGGGGGGTTCGTACTCTGCCGGCGAGATCGTCTACGTTAATCTCTCGACGGGCATCCTGGCCGCGGACACCGCGCCGCTCCGGCCCGGCGGATACGCCTATCAGTTCTGGACGGTCGCTGCGCCGGCAGCCCGGGAGTTCAATTCGATCGCCGTCATGTCCAACCGAACTCCTCCGGGCACCTCGAACACAAGAATCTACGGCGCGATGGGCGCCGACCTGAACAACGACGGCTACCTCGATCTCACCACCGTGAATGAAGACAGCCACGACCTCCGCGTCTTCATGAACAAGGCCGACGGAACCGGCCTATACGACCCCTTCCTCACGCCGCCCCTGCCGATCGGCGTGGAGGCCAGCCCGAACGAGCCCGGCGATTTCAACAACGACGGGTTCGTGGACATCGCGGCGGCGGCTTCTTCCTCCCACAGTGCGTGGATCGCCCTGAGTGACGGCGACGGCACCTTCTCGCCCGCCCAGGAAGTCGCCGTCGGTAACACTCCGCACGGTCTCGCCGTGCTCGACGTGGACGGCGACGCCGATCTGGACATCGCCGTCACCAACACCGGGTCGGGCAACGTCGCGCTGATGATCAACAACGGAAGCGGTGTGTTCGGTCCGGCCACCTTTTTCGAGGGCGGGGGCTCCAACGAATACGGCCTGATTTCCGCGGACATGAACAACGACGGTCTCTACGATCTTGTCGTCGGGGCGCAAGGCTCCCACACGTTGATTGTCCACCTCGGCAATGGCAACGGCACGTTCACGCCGCAGCCCCCGACGTCGGCGGGCGGGGCCGTCTGGATGCTGGCCGGCGGCGACGTGAACGCCGATGGCAACATGGACGTCACCGCGGCCAACAGCTACAGCCAGAACGGCGCGATCGCCCTTGGCAATGGCGCCGGCGGGCTGGGCGCGCCGATCATTGCAGCAATATCCATCCATTGCATCGCCACCGATCTGGGCGACCTCGACGGAGACGGCGATCTAGATTGGGTGCTGTCGAGCTTCTCCGGAGGCTTCTGGCGTCTCTATACGAATAATGGGGCGGGCGCCTTTACGTCCGATCAGGACTTCGACGCAGTGTCTAATCCGTCTTGTGCCATCATGCTCGATATCGACAACGACCGCGATCTGGACTTGGTCTTGACCGATGAGATTGCCGATCTCGTCAACGTATGGAAGAACCGCGGGCCGGCGGTCAAGGGTGACATGAACTGCGACGGACGAAACGATGGGATGGACGTTGGCGCGTTTACTCTGGCGCTGCTGAATCCCGCCGCCTACAACGTGGCCTATCCTCACTGCCTGATTGAAAACGCGGACGCGGACCTGAATACGATTATCAATACGGGCGACATCTTGCCGTTTGTGCAGTTGCTGGTCGAGTGACCCGGGGGATGCGGCCGGGCGCGGTTGTGATTTTTTTGTCGCGGCCCCGCTCCGTCGGGGCCGACGGAAAGACCGCGAATTGCGAGATGTCTCGTCGTCCGCCACAGAGGGCGGACGCTACGGGAAAATCCCGCGTT
This window harbors:
- the frr gene encoding ribosome recycling factor, translated to MPYDEIEFEAEDAMDKAVKFLKNEYRGVRTGRASPGLVEHVKVKVSAYGDTAMELKALATITTPDASLILVKPFDPTTLKDIERGIQEADVGINPQSDGKVIRLPVPALSGERRQQIAGQVKKMAEAQKVALRNARRDAIQKIDAEKKAGDMPEDAAKKGHEDIDKLTKKYEAMLDELMNAKTKEVTAV
- a CDS encoding choice-of-anchor E domain-containing protein, producing the protein MKLSRYLSLIAGVSLSWSSAVQAFPTITQTIPFGPEIPDYDATLTFNQFNGNLVDLVSVEVSLELNVDGGILIIDNDSPNPAHVDAHIGAEGAISSVDVGLLACPFIPVVGMVTAETIASFDLDPNIGDGANDFDPTPPDGAQLNGGAATDSDSGFVCSTFWAGYVGAGTFDVLANIDQFFDYGAVSGVEIGYTPVVADGSVTVVYEFVPEPSTLALLALSGLGLIRRRRTA
- a CDS encoding FG-GAP-like repeat-containing protein, with amino-acid sequence MSAKKSIIAVIVLFSTTHAAAVDLQVVSVSPSRHALTAPLNTPISITFDRAVSPPSITPNSFRVAGRWSGPMSGTFSFSNGDQTVTFTPQAGGSYSAGEIVYVNLSTGILAADTAPLRPGGYAYQFWTVAAPAAREFNSIAVMSNRTPPGTSNTRIYGAMGADLNNDGYLDLTTVNEDSHDLRVFMNKADGTGLYDPFLTPPLPIGVEASPNEPGDFNNDGFVDIAAAASSSHSAWIALSDGDGTFSPAQEVAVGNTPHGLAVLDVDGDADLDIAVTNTGSGNVALMINNGSGVFGPATFFEGGGSNEYGLISADMNNDGLYDLVVGAQGSHTLIVHLGNGNGTFTPQPPTSAGGAVWMLAGGDVNADGNMDVTAANSYSQNGAIALGNGAGGLGAPIIAAISIHCIATDLGDLDGDGDLDWVLSSFSGGFWRLYTNNGAGAFTSDQDFDAVSNPSCAIMLDIDNDRDLDLVLTDEIADLVNVWKNRGPAVKGDMNCDGRNDGMDVGAFTLALLNPAAYNVAYPHCLIENADADLNTIINTGDILPFVQLLVE
- a CDS encoding kelch repeat-containing protein, translating into MFDSTSIQVQPGRPARPRAAIFALCTILAMTGNTRASAQCTGVWTGSPGPAPSARNYHAMAYDAARGRTVLFGGQNAGGNLADTWEWDGSAWALVATTGPAARSLHAMTYDSVRGKVVLFGGFGFSFRRDTWEWDGVAWVQKSNTGPTARFLPGLAFDAVRGKVVLFGGFDGLSKADTWEWNGTTWTQVIAPGPSARYALPLAFDEARSRIVLFGGLEAGTTPRGDTWEFNGTSWVLVCGSGPSPRYGHMMCFDSLRGRMMVFGGTDGVPKNDTWEANGAIWNWVTSSGPTARYSGAVAFDIDRQEAFLFGGTPGTGFLGDAWRYKGPGPPTIINSPLGVAVNVGQMASFTASATGNGPFSWQWRANGVNLANVGPYSGVNTHTLTINPITMAEVAAYDCVVANSCGSVRSNPAAPQVIPCVGDLNGDLLIDGQDTQILVDMMLLTNGVCP
- a CDS encoding zinc metallopeptidase, which produces MFFFDPMYLLFLAPGLLLALWAQAKVKSAYHQAGQYRARSGLSGAECAEQILDSHGIRDVIVEQTPSMLGDHYDPRNRVLRLSPDVYEGRTLASLGIAAHEVGHAIQHATHYTPLALRSGLVPVAAYGPQLAYLLIIAGIVVSSFRPLAFVGLAIFGVSVLCTLVTLPVEFNASRRARAILTTQGMVTHEEDAIVGKVLNAAALTYVAAAITALLTFLYYASLVMGRRNN